In the Brassica napus cultivar Da-Ae chromosome A7, Da-Ae, whole genome shotgun sequence genome, one interval contains:
- the LOC111199378 gene encoding NAC domain-containing protein 41-like produces MKLEELHKQAYEDVLSAFNAESPTLSSSRVLIVQDLLEECNNIDHKAHISAKIYDKVETDPLLVEPFIKFFNTLKKFHPAGCRFLPSDDMMANYYLKNKVLGQPMNACIIPGECSHIFSIPPRDLPGYPIETEWHCYCMKSNDQDPQSLWTRVSEETIVFDPQGNGVGIKRRYALTDQEKESDDIFLPGEIEPPREEWFIEEISLPPSVADTDLVFCHVIFNKIEKEEKYEEEEEYDDDDEEE; encoded by the exons atgaaactcGAGGAGCTCCATAAACAGGCTTACGAAGATGTTCTCAGCGCCTTTAACGCAGAGTCTCCAACACTATCCAGC TCAAGGGTTTTAATTGTGCAAGACCTGCTTGAAGAATGCAACAACATCGACCACAAAGCTCATATCAGTGCCAAGATTTATGATAAAGTCGAGACTGATCCTCTACTGGTCGAACCGTTCATCAAATTTTTTAACACCTTAAAGAA GTTTCACCCTGCCGGCTGCAGATTTCTTCCATCAGATGATATGATGGCAAACTATTATCTGAAGAACAAAGTTCTAGGGCAGCCAATGAACGCATGTATCATACCTGGAGAATGTTCCCACATCTTCTCAATACCTCCTCGTGATTTGCCTG GCTATCCAATAGAAACAGAATGGCATTGCTATTGCATGAAATCTAACGACCAAGACCCTCAGAGTCTCTGGACACGAGTGAGTGAAGAAACTATTGTGTTTGATCCACAGGGAAACGGTGTTGGTATCAAACGTAGATATGCTCTCACTGATCAAGAAAAAGAATCTGATGACATTTTTTTGCCTGGCGAGATAGAACCTCCAAGGGAAGAGTGGTTCATTGAAGAAATTAGTCTCCCACCGTCTGTTGCTGATACTGACTTGGTTTTCTGCCATGTTATTTTCAATAAGattgagaaagaagaaaaatatgaagaggaagaagaatatgatgatgatgatgaagaagaatag
- the LOC106404773 gene encoding WAT1-related protein At3g56620-like, which produces MVLKMSESAKPYFAMICLQFGYAGMNLVTKVVLDRGISHFVLVAYRNAFATAAIAPFALLSERKVRPKMTFPIIMQIFVLGLLGPVIDQDLYYAGLKLTSPTFAGAVTNIMPGLTFIISIICRMEKVEMRKVRFQAKVVGTLVIVVGAMLMILIKSPFINLLRSHLIGDASLSVGEDYLKATVFFLIASFSWASFFVLQAATLKRYSSHGSLSTMVCFMGTLQSTALTFVMEPNLYAWNIGFDMNLLASVYAGIMSSSIAYYVQGMMTKQKSVVFVTAFNPLSVIIGSIIGLLILGQRLYLGGVLGMAIVMVGVCAVLWGKEGDEEENHEEKFVVVVKCCKGFRNNSLSMPRINEEVDVEMQSTGKAKMVVGLS; this is translated from the exons ATGGTGTTAAAGATGTCGGAATCAGCCAAGCCCTACTTTGCAATGATATGCCTCCAATTCGGATACGCTGGCATGAACCTCGTGACCAAGGTTGTGCTCGACCGCGGCATCAGCCATTTCGTCCTTGTGGCTTATCGCAATGCCTTTGCCACGGCCGCCATCGCACCTTTCGCCCTCCTCTCCGAGAG GAAAGTGAGGCCGAAGATGACGTTCCCAATAATCATGCAAATATTTGTACTAGGTCTTCTTGG ACCTGTGATCGATCAGGACCTATATTATGCTGGTCTTAAACTCACTTCACCAACTTTTGCCGGCGCGGTCACCAACATCATGCCCGGTTTGACCTTTATCATTTCCATAATTTGCAG GATGGAGAAGGTGGAGATGAGAAAAGTAAGATTCCAAGCAAAAGTGGTGGGGACATTAGTGATAGTAGTTGGAGCCATGTTGATGATTTTAATCAAAAGCCCTTTTATCAACCTTCTCCGGTCTCACCTCATCGGTGATGCTTCGTTGTCGGTCGGGGAGGACTACCTCAAGGCCaccgtcttcttcctcatcGCCTCGTTTTCTTGGGCTTCCTTCTTCGTTCTTCAG GCGGCTACGTTGAAGAGATACTCATCTCACGGTTCTTTATCGACGATGGTGTGCTTCATGGGAACGTTACAGTCCACAGCCCTAACGTTTGTGATGGAACCAAACCTTTATGCATGGAACATTGGCTTTGACATGAACCTTCTTGCCTCTGTTTACGCG GGTATAATGTCGTCTAGCATAGCGTACTACGTTCAAGGGATGATGACGAAGCAAAAAAGCGTTGTCTTTGTCACTGCTTTTAACCCTCTTTCTGTCATAATCGGATCCATCATTGGCTTACTTATCCTCGGCCAAAGATTATACCTTGGCGG GGTTCTTGGAATGGCGATAGTAATGGTGGGAGTCTGTGCGGTTCTGTGGGGAaaggaaggagatgaagaagagaatcATGAAGAGAAGTTTGTAGTAGTTGTCAAATGTTGTAAAGGCTTCAGAAACAATAGTCTTTCGATGCCAAGAATCAATGAGGAGGTAGATGTTGAAATGCAATCTACTGGGAAAGCTAAGATGGTGGTGGGTTTGTCGTAG